From Coffea arabica cultivar ET-39 chromosome 9c, Coffea Arabica ET-39 HiFi, whole genome shotgun sequence, one genomic window encodes:
- the LOC140014132 gene encoding uncharacterized protein, with amino-acid sequence MPELIDKASKIERRLKRRGNPRNPSFLATPVWRGNPTFERERPSPGASKFTPKTETPKPAPKATPRPSFDSSKPRSRDKCFKCQGFGHIASQCPNRRTMIVLPSGDVVSDDEDEFAEMPPLIDEGEDSEVEVEATTEQVGVALVARRALATQIKKVDEAQRDNIFYIRCHVKDRLNESGDIKVTKQVVVPFRIGKYEDEILCDVVPMQASHILLGRPWQYDKKTMHDGFTNKYSFLHHNKKMTLVPLTPQQVHEDQLRLQQEHERELAKKSNDSKAIIKAPAARTSTPSTSGTLDKRPTLLAKNMEVRKLLLSKQIVYVLYCKEVILLSHEALTDLPPEISSLLQEFENVFTDEIPSGLPPLRGIEHQIDFVPGASLPNRPAYKMGSEETKEIQNQMDELLEKGWAQESMSPCAVPVILVPKKEGTWRMFIFTKINLKSGYHQIRMKEGDEWKTAFKTKYGLYEW; translated from the exons ATGCCTGAGTTGATTGACAAGGCATCCAAGATCGAGAGAAGGCTTAAGAGGAGGGGTAACCCTCGTAACCCTAGCTTCTTGGCCACGCCTGTGTGGAGGGGCAATCCGACCTTCGAGCGGGAACGGCCTAGTCCAGGGGCGTCCAAGTTTACTCCTAAGACCGAGACACCTAAGCCAGCCCCAAAGGCAACTCCAAGGCCTTCATTCGACTCTTCCAAGCCACGAAGCCGCGAcaaatgcttcaaatgccaaggattTGGGCACATTGCTTCTCAATGTCCTAATAGGCGTACCATGATTGTCCTACCGAGCGGAGATGTCGTATCTGACGATGAGGATGAATTTGCCGAGATGCCTCCATTGATCGATGAAGGTGAAGATTCCGAGGTGGAGGTTGAGGCCACTACTGAGCAAGTGGGTGTTGCTCTAGTAGCCCGTCGGGCTCTTGCAACCCAAATCAAGAAGGTGGAtgaggcccaacgtgataacaTCTTCTACATAAGATGTCATGTCAAGGATAGG CTCAATGAGAGTGGCGATATCAAGGTCACCAAGCAAGTGGTAGTGCCTTTTCGGATTGGGAAGTATGAGGACGAGATCCTTTGCGACGTCGTCCCAATGCAAGCTTCTCACATTTTGTTGGGACGGCCGTGGCAATATGACAAGAAGACTATGCATGATGGCTTTACCAACAAATACTCCTTCTTGCACCACAACAAGAAGATGACGCTAGTCCCTCTCACACCTCAGCAGGTGCATGAAGACCAACTGCGGTTGCAACAGGAGCATGAGCGAGAGTTGGCCAAGAAATCCAATGACTCTAAAGCAATCATTAAAGCACCAGCCGCGAGGACATCTACACCTAGTACTTCTGGGACACTGGACAAGCGTCCAACCTTGCTTGCAAAGAACATGGAAGTTCGCAAGTTACTTTTATCCAAGCAAATTGTTTATGTCTTATACTGCAAGGAAGTGATTCTACTCTCTCATGAGGCACTCACTGACTTACCTCCTGAAATCTCTTCattgttgcaggaatttgagaaCGTTTTTACAGACGAGATTCCGAGTGGGCTACCCCCACTCAGAGGGATCGAGCACCAGATAGACTTCGTCCCTGGAGCATCCTTGCCAAACCGGCCGGCCTACAAGATGGGTTCTGAAGAGACTAAGGAGATCCAGAATCAAATGGATGAACTCTTAGAGAAAGGTTGGGCTCAAGAGAGCATGAGCCCATGTGCAGTTCCCGTCATCCTCGTTCCAAAGAAAGAGGGAACTTGGAGGATGT TCATATTCACCAAGATCAATCTTAAGAGTGGCTACCATCAAATTCGAATGAAGGAAGGGGACGAGTGGAAGACGGCCTTCAAGACTAAGTATGGTCTGTATGAATG GTAA